A region from the Leptospira dzoumogneensis genome encodes:
- the lon gene encoding endopeptidase La — MEEVDGSIIPVDSILPPELFLVPIKTRPVFPGIITPLIVPGGKFAKAVDEALKGNSFIGLVLLRDEENEKKTEENIYDYGVVAKILKKVNLPDGAVNILINTVRRFKVESFSSVEPLLIAKVNYPEEEPGASKNTIKAMMRTLLIMTRELAQNNPLFTEEMKLTMLNVNEPGKMADFVCSILNIEKEDYQSVIESVNLKDRIEKVLLYLKKEIDLVSLQREIQENIQDKIDKQQRQFFLREQLKAIQAELGQKEGKYEKKYEKFLERLKAIPADPEVIEEVEREMDKFFYTDQNTADYNVIRNYLDIMESLPWEAAPSREIDLEKARKTLDRDHYKLDDVKERILEFLAVKKLKPTEKGSILLLVGPPGVGKTSIAKSIAEAMGRKFFRFSVGGMRDEAEIKGHRRTYIGAMPGKIITALRITKEKDSVILLDEIDKLGLGMQGDPAAALLEVLDPEQNKTFRDHYLDLPFDLSSVFFIATANTLDSISRILLDRMEVINLSGYITDEKVQIFNKHLWKKVLEKNGIEPYGIQIDKKAVVSLIDHYSRESGVRGLEKQSDKLARKLALQIVKGESYPKHIEPSDVEKLLGVPKYTDDRMTKPTVPGTALGLAWTSVGGATLLIEAVFVKGKGGILLTGMIGKSMEESSSIALSYIKNLLGSEELFTEKTIHLHVPDGATPKDGPSAGITMATTILSLVLNKRIRLGFGMTGELTLTGEVLAIGGLREKIVAAKRVGVHKIIFPSDNRPQLDEIPDYVKKGMEFFPVSRFEEVAKILFEPKTIDGILKPKTEHNAATKKTKPSPKKKSVTRKKK, encoded by the coding sequence ATGGAAGAAGTTGACGGAAGTATCATACCGGTAGACTCCATTCTTCCCCCTGAATTATTCTTGGTGCCTATCAAAACCAGACCGGTATTTCCGGGGATCATCACTCCTTTGATCGTTCCAGGGGGGAAATTCGCAAAGGCTGTGGACGAGGCCTTAAAAGGAAATTCTTTCATCGGGCTCGTTCTTCTTAGGGATGAAGAGAACGAAAAGAAAACGGAAGAGAATATTTACGATTATGGAGTAGTTGCCAAGATCCTGAAGAAGGTGAATCTTCCCGACGGTGCGGTGAATATTCTCATCAATACTGTACGCAGATTTAAGGTGGAATCTTTTTCTTCCGTGGAACCTTTATTGATCGCAAAGGTAAATTATCCGGAAGAAGAGCCGGGTGCCTCTAAAAATACGATCAAAGCTATGATGAGGACCCTGCTTATTATGACAAGGGAACTGGCTCAGAATAATCCTCTTTTTACGGAAGAGATGAAACTTACCATGCTGAATGTGAACGAGCCCGGTAAGATGGCCGACTTTGTATGCAGTATTTTGAATATAGAAAAAGAGGATTATCAATCCGTAATAGAATCGGTAAATCTAAAGGATAGGATCGAAAAAGTTTTACTCTATCTGAAAAAGGAAATCGATCTGGTTTCACTCCAAAGAGAGATCCAGGAAAATATCCAGGACAAAATCGATAAACAGCAAAGACAGTTTTTCCTCAGAGAACAATTGAAAGCCATCCAGGCGGAACTTGGTCAGAAAGAAGGTAAATACGAGAAGAAGTATGAAAAATTCTTAGAAAGACTAAAAGCCATTCCTGCGGATCCGGAAGTGATAGAAGAAGTGGAACGCGAAATGGATAAGTTCTTCTATACGGATCAGAATACTGCGGATTATAATGTGATCCGAAATTATTTGGATATTATGGAAAGTCTTCCTTGGGAAGCCGCTCCTTCTCGCGAAATCGATCTAGAAAAAGCCAGAAAAACTTTAGATAGAGATCATTATAAACTGGATGATGTAAAGGAGCGAATCTTAGAATTTTTGGCGGTGAAGAAGTTAAAGCCGACCGAGAAGGGTTCCATTCTTCTTTTGGTCGGGCCTCCCGGGGTTGGAAAAACTTCTATCGCTAAATCTATCGCAGAGGCGATGGGCAGAAAGTTTTTTAGATTTTCCGTCGGCGGGATGAGAGACGAGGCCGAGATCAAAGGGCATCGCAGGACTTATATCGGCGCAATGCCTGGTAAGATCATCACTGCATTAAGAATTACTAAAGAAAAAGATTCAGTCATTCTTTTGGATGAGATAGATAAACTTGGTCTCGGGATGCAGGGAGATCCAGCTGCTGCATTATTGGAAGTTTTAGATCCGGAGCAGAACAAAACCTTCAGAGATCATTATTTGGATCTTCCGTTCGATCTTTCCTCCGTATTCTTTATCGCTACGGCAAACACGTTAGATTCCATCAGCAGGATCCTTTTGGATCGTATGGAAGTGATCAATCTTTCGGGTTATATCACGGATGAGAAGGTCCAGATCTTCAATAAACATTTATGGAAGAAGGTGCTGGAGAAAAACGGAATAGAACCGTACGGGATCCAAATAGATAAAAAAGCAGTCGTCTCCCTGATCGATCATTATTCCAGAGAGTCAGGAGTAAGAGGTCTTGAAAAACAATCCGATAAACTTGCAAGAAAACTCGCTCTGCAGATCGTAAAAGGTGAATCTTATCCGAAACATATAGAACCTTCCGATGTGGAAAAACTTTTAGGAGTTCCAAAATATACGGATGATAGGATGACTAAACCTACGGTTCCTGGAACCGCTTTGGGACTCGCTTGGACTTCTGTAGGAGGTGCGACATTACTGATCGAAGCTGTTTTCGTAAAAGGGAAAGGCGGGATCCTTCTGACCGGAATGATTGGAAAATCTATGGAAGAATCTTCCAGCATCGCTCTCAGTTATATTAAGAATTTATTAGGCAGCGAGGAATTGTTCACCGAAAAAACGATCCATCTTCATGTTCCAGACGGAGCTACTCCAAAAGACGGACCGAGTGCAGGGATCACAATGGCAACCACCATTCTCTCCTTGGTGTTGAACAAAAGGATCAGACTTGGATTCGGTATGACCGGAGAATTGACTCTAACCGGCGAGGTTTTAGCGATCGGCGGATTAAGAGAAAAGATCGTAGCAGCAAAAAGAGTCGGAGTCCATAAGATCATCTTTCCTTCGGATAATAGACCTCAGTTAGACGAAATACCTGATTATGTGAAGAAGGGAATGGAATTCTTTCCGGTTTCTAGATTCGAAGAAGTTGCTAAAATTCTATTCGAGCCCAAAACGATAGATGGAATTTTAAAACCTAAAACAGAGCATAATGCCGCAACTAAGAAGACAAAACCTTCTCCTAAAAAGAAGTCGGTTACCCGTAAAAAGAAATAA
- a CDS encoding DegT/DnrJ/EryC1/StrS family aminotransferase gives MGVPFIDIKRFEPGLLEAWEDKVKTLSKNASFIGGEEVALLEKNLAATAGTKYSIACANGTDALQLALRALGVGKGDKVLVPDSTFWATFESVVNVGADPATVDTNPDDLQMDFEEFKKALEEVKPKAAIIVHLYGWGSSKLEDYRKLCKEKGVFLLEDGAQSFGVLYKGKPVYQDALITTTSFYPAKVLGGAGDGGAVFTNDEELANKVRMLGNHGRTSHYGYGDVGWNSRMDTLQAAFLNLNIPYLDARIASRRKAAEKYYQALPGLGVNVIKPPKDFQENGYCNVTLFDPAERPKIQEVLKTKGIGFAVIYPGAMSDQPGAKPYIVGKFGKEHRTGKICDSILNFPLFPYMTDSELEEVFAAIKEYKK, from the coding sequence ATGGGCGTACCTTTCATAGATATCAAAAGATTCGAGCCGGGATTACTAGAAGCTTGGGAAGATAAAGTAAAAACTCTCAGCAAGAACGCCTCCTTTATCGGAGGAGAAGAAGTCGCATTATTAGAAAAAAATCTGGCAGCAACTGCCGGAACCAAATATTCGATCGCATGCGCAAACGGAACAGACGCACTTCAATTGGCTCTAAGAGCCTTGGGAGTAGGAAAGGGAGATAAGGTATTAGTTCCTGATTCCACTTTCTGGGCAACATTCGAATCAGTAGTAAACGTAGGAGCGGATCCTGCTACAGTAGATACAAATCCGGATGATCTACAAATGGATTTCGAAGAATTTAAAAAAGCACTCGAAGAAGTAAAACCGAAGGCTGCGATCATAGTTCACCTTTATGGCTGGGGGAGTTCTAAATTAGAAGATTACCGTAAACTTTGTAAGGAAAAAGGAGTTTTCCTATTGGAAGACGGAGCTCAATCCTTCGGAGTTTTGTATAAGGGAAAACCTGTTTACCAAGACGCATTGATCACCACTACTTCCTTCTATCCTGCAAAAGTTTTGGGCGGGGCCGGAGACGGTGGAGCGGTTTTCACGAATGATGAGGAGCTTGCAAATAAAGTAAGAATGCTCGGAAATCACGGAAGAACTTCTCACTATGGTTACGGAGATGTGGGTTGGAACTCCAGAATGGACACATTGCAAGCTGCATTCTTAAATTTGAATATTCCATATTTAGATGCAAGAATTGCCTCCCGCAGAAAGGCAGCTGAAAAATATTACCAAGCTCTTCCCGGCTTAGGAGTGAACGTAATCAAACCTCCAAAAGACTTTCAAGAAAACGGATATTGTAACGTAACTCTTTTTGATCCTGCGGAAAGACCGAAAATCCAGGAAGTTTTAAAAACAAAAGGGATCGGTTTCGCGGTTATTTATCCTGGAGCAATGAGCGATCAACCTGGGGCAAAACCTTATATCGTAGGTAAATTCGGAAAAGAGCATAGAACCGGAAAGATCTGCGATTCAATATTAAATTTTCCTTTATTTCCTTACATGACTGATTCCGAACTGGAAGAAGTTTTTGCTGCGATCAAGGAATACAAAAAATAA